One window of Bacillus sp. THAF10 genomic DNA carries:
- a CDS encoding FAD-dependent monooxygenase produces MAPKTVMIIGGGIGGLSAAIALQQLGWNVSVYEKAKELKELGAGIVLSANAIKALEKLGVAEQVRKTGSPVKKAEIRTWDGKLLVNVPVHKQSKLYGTYSYLIYRPDLQSILYKKLKQETVVFGKKLIRIENDEAKITAIFEDGEEAEGDLLIGADGVHSEVRKSIIGSTPSRYSGFTAIRGISNFEDDRFPVELGGGFEAWGPGKRFGFSHLGSGRIFWFSAINTPQGTMISTEDRKKAALENFKGSFEPIEAVIESTNESDILLHEIFDRSPVKYWSIGRATLLGDAAHPMLPNLGQGGAQALEDALVLSRSLEIYPDNVQQALKMYEKIRIPRTTQVVRGSRAMARLMQLENPLAIHFRNLMLRAMPDTVQIKRLEWVVGHEV; encoded by the coding sequence ATGGCACCTAAAACAGTAATGATTATTGGTGGAGGGATAGGTGGACTTTCTGCTGCAATAGCCCTACAGCAGTTAGGATGGAACGTCTCTGTATATGAGAAGGCAAAAGAACTTAAGGAACTAGGTGCAGGAATTGTTTTATCCGCAAATGCCATCAAAGCCTTGGAGAAATTGGGGGTCGCCGAACAAGTCCGCAAGACGGGCTCCCCCGTAAAAAAAGCAGAGATACGAACATGGGATGGAAAGCTCCTCGTTAATGTACCTGTTCATAAACAATCGAAACTTTATGGCACCTATAGTTACCTGATTTATCGACCTGATCTGCAAAGCATTTTATATAAGAAATTAAAACAAGAAACCGTTGTTTTCGGAAAAAAGTTAATTCGTATAGAAAATGATGAAGCCAAAATTACGGCGATTTTTGAGGACGGAGAGGAAGCAGAAGGAGATCTATTAATTGGAGCTGACGGTGTACACTCTGAAGTAAGGAAATCTATCATCGGATCAACACCTTCCCGTTATTCTGGGTTCACCGCTATTCGAGGCATATCCAATTTTGAAGATGACCGCTTTCCAGTCGAACTTGGCGGAGGCTTTGAAGCTTGGGGTCCAGGTAAAAGGTTCGGATTTTCCCATCTGGGCAGTGGCCGAATATTTTGGTTTTCAGCAATTAATACCCCGCAAGGAACAATGATTAGCACCGAGGATCGGAAGAAAGCTGCTTTGGAGAATTTTAAGGGTTCATTCGAGCCAATTGAAGCAGTCATTGAGTCTACCAATGAATCAGATATACTTCTGCATGAAATCTTTGATCGGAGTCCGGTAAAATATTGGAGTATAGGCAGGGCTACGTTGCTCGGAGATGCCGCTCATCCGATGCTTCCTAACCTCGGACAAGGGGGAGCCCAAGCCCTAGAAGATGCACTAGTATTATCCCGTTCCCTTGAAATATACCCTGACAACGTGCAACAAGCTTTAAAAATGTATGAAAAAATTAGGATTCCCCGCACCACACAAGTGGTAAGAGGCTCAAGAGCAATGGCGAGGTTGATGCAGCTTGAAAATCCTTTAGCTATCCATTTCCGGAACCTAATGCTCCGTGCAATGCCAGACACCGTTCAAATCAAGCGTTTGGAATGGGTGGTTGGACATGAGGTGTGA
- a CDS encoding putative glycolipid-binding domain-containing protein, translated as MVVNVVWKNEELYGCEYLKIEKKAENLVVQSTVIYVDEKKTNAHTLNYYVELDEHWLTKRFSINVDKINSLELHTDGDGNWFNTDGESINSLKGATDIDISATPFSNSLPINRINWSIYQIEHFHMVYISFPSLEAKKVPQSYQYIRMEGDLRYFKYRCYDYETIICVDTNGLVVNYPNTFSRIL; from the coding sequence ATGGTTGTAAATGTAGTATGGAAAAACGAAGAACTATATGGTTGCGAGTACCTTAAAATTGAGAAAAAAGCCGAAAACCTCGTTGTTCAAAGTACAGTAATTTATGTAGATGAAAAGAAGACAAATGCTCATACTTTAAATTATTATGTTGAATTAGATGAACATTGGCTAACTAAGAGGTTTAGTATCAATGTTGATAAAATTAATAGTTTAGAATTACATACTGATGGAGATGGAAACTGGTTTAATACTGATGGAGAATCAATTAATAGTCTAAAAGGTGCGACTGACATAGATATTTCTGCTACTCCTTTTTCCAACTCTTTACCTATTAATAGAATTAATTGGAGTATTTATCAGATAGAACACTTTCATATGGTCTATATATCATTTCCATCTTTAGAAGCAAAAAAAGTACCCCAATCTTATCAATACATCCGTATGGAAGGTGATTTAAGATATTTCAAATATCGTTGTTATGATTATGAAACAATCATTTGTGTTGATACAAATGGTTTAGTTGTTAATTATCCCAATACTTTTAGTAGGATACTATAA
- a CDS encoding ABC transporter ATP-binding protein yields MKKKVLLQVKNLQKYFFMAKKKTLKAVDNISFEIYQGETFGLVGESGCGKSTTGRTIIGLYGKTAGEVIFNGKDVHTLSEKEKFAYHKNMQMIFQDPYASLNPRSTVKEIISEPMEVHGVYANAKERTARVYQLLEDVGLNREHANRYPHEFSGGQRQRIGIARALALDPDFIIADEPISALDVSVQAQVVNLLKRLQKEKGLTYLFIAHDLSMVKHISDRIGVMYLGKMMELTESKSLYRKPLHPYTQALLSAIPIPDPDVEDKRERQIVKGEIPSPINPPSGCVFRTRCPHAMEACSKIAPTWQEVEEDHFVACHLYNEEIVGSDKVKQTVAAAKDVL; encoded by the coding sequence ATGAAAAAGAAGGTTTTACTTCAAGTAAAGAATCTACAAAAATATTTTTTTATGGCAAAGAAAAAAACATTAAAAGCCGTCGATAATATTTCTTTTGAAATTTATCAAGGAGAAACATTTGGGCTTGTCGGTGAATCTGGCTGTGGAAAATCTACCACAGGCAGAACCATCATTGGTTTATATGGCAAAACGGCTGGGGAAGTCATTTTCAATGGGAAAGATGTCCACACCCTCTCTGAAAAAGAGAAGTTTGCTTATCATAAAAATATGCAGATGATTTTTCAAGACCCTTATGCTTCTTTAAATCCGCGATCGACCGTTAAAGAAATAATCTCGGAGCCGATGGAAGTTCATGGAGTGTATGCAAATGCGAAAGAAAGAACGGCTAGAGTGTATCAGCTCCTTGAAGACGTTGGCCTAAATCGTGAGCATGCCAATCGGTACCCTCATGAGTTTAGTGGTGGTCAACGTCAGCGAATTGGAATTGCTCGGGCGCTTGCTCTAGACCCTGATTTTATCATAGCGGACGAGCCTATCTCTGCCTTAGATGTCTCCGTTCAGGCGCAGGTTGTTAATTTGTTGAAGCGACTCCAAAAGGAAAAGGGGCTTACCTATTTATTCATCGCCCACGACCTCTCTATGGTTAAACATATTAGTGACAGAATTGGCGTTATGTATCTAGGAAAAATGATGGAGCTTACAGAAAGTAAAAGTCTTTACAGAAAACCGCTTCATCCATACACACAAGCGTTGCTGTCAGCTATACCGATACCTGACCCTGACGTAGAGGACAAGCGTGAGAGGCAGATTGTGAAAGGAGAAATTCCAAGTCCCATTAATCCTCCAAGCGGTTGTGTGTTCCGAACCCGATGCCCTCATGCCATGGAAGCATGCAGTAAAATTGCACCAACATGGCAAGAGGTAGAAGAAGATCATTTTGTCGCATGTCATTTATATAACGAGGAAATTGTCGGAAGTGACAAAGTAAAACAAACGGTAGCAGCTGCTAAAGACGTGCTTTAA
- a CDS encoding C40 family peptidase: MNKYIVNVPVATIWTSFDSYRSLDKGAVSNPTDIKGWLQSLNFETRLELCDANLIQSQLLYGEELLVIDEKEDYFHILVPTQGSSKDDRGYPGWVPKCQVTRLEDWDIVNHPIAVVTSNLTKLLTKDENERLELSFQTVLPFLENAGSLVKVKLPDGNDGFLHSKDVSVYNKWADIPKGTGSDIVKTGEQFLDLPYLWGGMSGYGMDCSGFSYTMCKANGYIIPRDATDQAKEGTEIALGEIVPGDLLFFAYEEGKGKLHHVGIYYGDGKLLHSPKTGRDIEILPMKDTIYEKELCAARRYWQKDGE; encoded by the coding sequence TTGAATAAATATATTGTAAATGTACCGGTAGCAACCATTTGGACCTCCTTTGATTCTTATAGATCTCTCGATAAAGGAGCAGTATCCAATCCAACCGATATCAAGGGTTGGCTGCAATCTTTAAATTTTGAAACAAGACTGGAACTTTGTGATGCAAACCTAATACAGTCTCAACTCTTATATGGGGAAGAATTGTTGGTGATAGATGAAAAGGAAGACTATTTTCACATACTTGTCCCCACACAAGGCTCATCAAAGGATGATCGAGGCTACCCTGGTTGGGTTCCAAAGTGTCAGGTGACAAGACTTGAGGATTGGGATATTGTGAATCATCCCATAGCTGTGGTGACAAGTAATCTAACAAAACTTCTTACAAAAGATGAAAATGAACGGCTAGAACTTAGTTTTCAAACAGTGCTACCCTTTCTAGAAAATGCGGGAAGCCTCGTAAAGGTAAAACTACCCGATGGAAATGATGGATTTTTGCATTCTAAAGATGTGTCAGTCTATAACAAATGGGCTGATATTCCTAAAGGAACAGGCAGCGATATTGTCAAAACTGGAGAACAATTTTTAGACCTTCCATACCTTTGGGGAGGAATGAGTGGATATGGCATGGACTGCTCAGGCTTTAGCTATACCATGTGTAAAGCAAATGGCTACATCATTCCAAGGGATGCCACCGATCAAGCGAAAGAAGGCACAGAGATTGCCCTAGGTGAGATAGTGCCTGGAGATTTACTGTTTTTTGCCTATGAAGAAGGAAAAGGAAAGCTTCATCATGTTGGCATTTACTATGGTGATGGCAAGCTTTTACATTCACCTAAGACTGGGCGAGACATTGAAATTCTCCCAATGAAGGACACCATTTATGAAAAAGAACTCTGCGCAGCAAGAAGGTACTGGCAAAAGGATGGGGAGTAA
- a CDS encoding dipeptide epimerase: MIIEQLETFRTKVPLTKPFKTALRTVYHAEAVMVKITCDSRLIGWGEAPPTHVITGDSLDSIEYVVQHIFKPLLLNQSLLNYEPLLQQLHTAIIRNSSAKAAVDMAIYDCLAQYSKLPLYQYLGGAKTELETDFTVSVNSPQEMGEDALTYYKNGFNVLKVKVGKDDINLDMERIKEIRKRVGKHVKIRLDANQGWTAKEAISGIRKMEDLGLDIELVEQPVIADDLEGLKQVTDGVDTPIMADESVFTAQQALQVLKTRSADLINIKLMKAGGIFQAEKINQIAEAFGVECMVGSMIETRLGITAAAHFAASKTNVTRFDFDAPLMLAEDIVAGGIIYNGRKITFPQSAGLGISDIRLQGGVKVE; encoded by the coding sequence ATGATAATAGAGCAACTGGAAACATTTCGCACGAAGGTTCCTTTAACCAAGCCATTCAAAACCGCACTCCGTACCGTTTATCATGCAGAAGCAGTCATGGTGAAAATAACCTGTGACTCAAGATTGATTGGATGGGGAGAAGCTCCTCCAACACATGTCATTACTGGAGATAGTTTGGATAGCATCGAATACGTCGTTCAGCATATTTTTAAGCCTTTGCTCTTAAACCAAAGCCTTCTAAACTATGAACCTCTGCTCCAACAACTACATACTGCCATTATACGGAACTCCAGTGCAAAAGCGGCAGTGGATATGGCCATTTACGACTGTTTGGCTCAGTATAGCAAGCTTCCACTCTATCAATATCTAGGAGGAGCAAAAACGGAGCTTGAAACTGATTTTACCGTTAGTGTGAACTCGCCCCAAGAAATGGGGGAGGACGCACTTACCTACTATAAAAACGGCTTTAACGTGCTGAAGGTCAAGGTTGGAAAAGATGATATTAACCTTGATATGGAAAGAATAAAAGAGATCCGGAAACGTGTGGGAAAACATGTAAAAATTCGTCTTGATGCTAATCAGGGCTGGACAGCAAAAGAAGCAATAAGTGGCATTCGCAAAATGGAGGACCTTGGACTTGACATTGAACTTGTCGAACAACCTGTAATTGCCGATGACTTGGAAGGATTAAAACAGGTGACAGACGGAGTGGATACTCCTATTATGGCGGACGAGAGCGTTTTTACTGCACAACAAGCTCTTCAAGTGTTGAAAACAAGGAGCGCCGATTTAATAAACATTAAATTAATGAAGGCTGGTGGCATTTTTCAAGCGGAAAAAATTAATCAGATTGCCGAAGCCTTTGGAGTAGAATGCATGGTTGGAAGTATGATAGAAACTCGCCTTGGAATAACAGCAGCAGCCCATTTTGCAGCAAGCAAAACCAATGTAACCCGCTTTGATTTTGATGCTCCACTTATGCTTGCCGAAGATATTGTAGCAGGCGGAATCATTTACAATGGGCGTAAAATAACATTTCCACAATCAGCAGGACTTGGAATTTCAGACATTCGATTGCAAGGGGGAGTTAAAGTTGAATAA
- a CDS encoding LD-carboxypeptidase has translation MKPLRINRGDTVGIIAPASPPKQDKLKAAIQFLENELGLKTKLGNYVDTPYGYLASKDEEKLEDLHAMFLDQEVKAIICACGGFGTARIASGIDYEIIKNNPKIFWGYSDITFLHQTFYQKAGLVTFHGPMLSSDMGLDNLHPQSKEGFQQLFEPKEIVYSEGISSLDVLKEGKVSGELVGGNLTLLVSSLGTKFELDTKGKLLFFEDIDEQPYKVDRMLNQLKMAGKFDDAAGIVIGDFHNCVPDEGKPSLTLDEVISQHVLEAGKPTMKGFKFGHCFPNIAIPHGAMAKLDTYTKTLTIEPGIS, from the coding sequence ATGAAGCCTTTAAGAATTAATAGAGGGGACACAGTTGGCATCATTGCGCCTGCTAGCCCGCCAAAACAAGACAAATTAAAAGCTGCGATTCAATTTTTAGAAAACGAGCTTGGATTGAAAACTAAGCTCGGCAACTATGTGGATACACCATACGGTTACTTAGCTTCCAAGGATGAGGAAAAATTAGAAGACCTGCATGCGATGTTTTTAGATCAAGAGGTAAAAGCAATTATTTGTGCATGCGGTGGTTTTGGTACGGCAAGAATTGCGTCAGGGATAGATTACGAAATTATCAAAAATAACCCTAAAATTTTCTGGGGCTATAGCGATATCACGTTTCTCCATCAAACGTTTTATCAAAAAGCTGGGTTAGTTACCTTTCATGGGCCAATGTTAAGCTCAGACATGGGCTTAGACAATCTTCACCCACAATCCAAGGAAGGCTTTCAACAGTTATTTGAGCCAAAAGAAATCGTGTATTCGGAAGGAATTTCTTCTCTTGATGTCTTGAAGGAGGGAAAAGTAAGCGGGGAGCTGGTTGGTGGTAATTTAACCTTACTCGTAAGCTCACTTGGAACAAAGTTTGAACTCGACACAAAAGGGAAGTTGCTCTTTTTTGAAGATATTGATGAACAGCCCTATAAAGTGGACAGAATGCTAAATCAACTGAAGATGGCAGGGAAATTCGATGATGCAGCAGGGATTGTCATTGGGGACTTTCATAACTGTGTTCCAGATGAAGGTAAGCCAAGTTTAACGTTGGATGAGGTAATCTCTCAGCACGTATTAGAGGCAGGAAAACCAACCATGAAGGGCTTTAAATTTGGGCATTGCTTTCCAAATATCGCTATTCCTCATGGTGCGATGGCAAAACTAGACACCTACACAAAAACCCTAACCATTGAGCCAGGAATTAGTTGA
- a CDS encoding peptide ABC transporter substrate-binding protein, whose protein sequence is MKKLLSLMMTTMLVFVLAACTAGENAGTDTNDENNNENASGEKVLRLNNGSEPTSLDPPIGFDSYSWNALNNLMEGLTRLNDEHLPKEATAEKWDVSEDGKTYTFYIRESAKWSNGDDLTAGDFEYAWKRLLNPDTASPAAFLGYFIEGGEAYNNGEGSADDVKVNAVDEKTLEVTLVAPQTYFLSVITNPAFFPINEKVATENPEWFTEAETFVGNGPFNLAEWEHESHFVMEKNDQYWDKDTVKLDKVHWAMVNDSNTEYQMFQTEDLDTSGVPADMSEKLFTDGKVNVGEQAGTYFFRFGVDKEPFQNANIRKAFAMAVNQKDIVDYITKRGEEPAKGFVSSGFTDPSGNDFRATNGDLVEFNAEEAKALLEKGMKEEGYETLPEVTLTYNTSDEHKRIAETVQQMFKDNLGVDIKLANMEWNVFLDAQRNLEFQFSRSSFLADYADPINFLENFQTGHAMNRTGWTNAKYDELIKNALNEADEAKRFELMYEAEKVLFEEMPIIPLYFYNHVYLQNEAVKGIVRHPVGYIELKWADKQ, encoded by the coding sequence ATGAAAAAGCTATTATCACTAATGATGACCACGATGCTTGTATTTGTACTTGCAGCATGTACAGCAGGCGAAAATGCTGGCACAGACACAAACGATGAGAACAACAATGAAAATGCTTCAGGGGAAAAGGTTCTACGATTAAACAACGGATCCGAACCAACATCTTTGGACCCACCAATCGGATTTGATTCTTATTCTTGGAACGCATTGAACAACCTTATGGAAGGGTTAACTCGATTAAATGACGAACATCTTCCTAAAGAGGCGACTGCTGAAAAATGGGATGTTTCTGAAGACGGAAAAACCTATACCTTCTACATTCGTGAGTCTGCAAAATGGTCAAACGGAGATGATTTAACAGCAGGTGATTTCGAGTATGCTTGGAAGCGTTTGTTGAATCCTGATACAGCCTCACCTGCAGCATTCCTTGGCTATTTTATTGAAGGTGGAGAAGCGTATAACAATGGTGAAGGCTCTGCAGATGATGTGAAAGTAAATGCAGTGGATGAAAAAACCTTAGAAGTAACGCTTGTAGCACCTCAAACGTATTTCTTGAGTGTTATTACAAATCCTGCATTTTTCCCAATCAATGAAAAAGTAGCAACAGAAAATCCTGAATGGTTCACAGAAGCAGAAACGTTTGTTGGTAATGGACCATTTAACTTAGCTGAGTGGGAGCATGAAAGTCATTTTGTGATGGAAAAGAATGACCAATACTGGGATAAAGACACCGTGAAGCTTGATAAAGTTCACTGGGCAATGGTGAATGACTCTAACACAGAATATCAGATGTTTCAAACAGAAGATCTAGATACTTCAGGCGTTCCAGCTGATATGAGTGAAAAACTGTTTACTGATGGTAAAGTAAATGTTGGAGAGCAAGCAGGTACTTATTTCTTCCGCTTTGGTGTAGATAAAGAACCATTCCAAAATGCCAACATTCGTAAAGCATTTGCCATGGCAGTGAATCAAAAGGACATCGTGGATTATATTACAAAACGAGGCGAGGAGCCTGCCAAAGGTTTTGTATCCTCAGGTTTTACCGATCCATCTGGAAATGACTTCCGAGCGACTAATGGGGACCTAGTAGAATTTAATGCAGAAGAAGCGAAAGCTCTTTTAGAAAAGGGAATGAAAGAAGAAGGGTATGAAACGCTACCTGAAGTAACGTTAACGTATAACACAAGTGATGAGCACAAACGAATTGCAGAGACTGTTCAGCAAATGTTTAAAGACAATTTAGGAGTAGATATAAAGCTGGCAAATATGGAGTGGAACGTTTTCTTAGACGCACAGCGTAACTTAGAATTCCAATTCTCAAGAAGCTCCTTCCTTGCAGATTATGCAGACCCGATTAACTTTTTAGAGAATTTCCAGACTGGTCATGCGATGAACAGAACAGGCTGGACGAACGCGAAGTATGATGAGTTAATTAAAAATGCATTGAACGAAGCAGATGAAGCAAAGCGTTTTGAACTAATGTATGAAGCGGAAAAAGTATTATTTGAAGAAATGCCCATCATTCCTTTATATTTCTACAATCATGTATATCTTCAAAATGAGGCTGTAAAAGGAATTGTCCGTCACCCAGTAGGGTATATCGAGCTGAAATGGGCAGATAAACAATAA
- a CDS encoding ABC transporter ATP-binding protein gives MEKILQVKDLHVSFSTYGGEVKAVRGVSFDLHKGETLAIVGESGCGKSVTSQSIMRLIPEPPGRITQGSVLFKGKDLTKISEPEMRKIRGADISMIFQDPMTALNPTLTIGEQIMEGIIQHKRITKAEAKNQALQMLQLVGIPSPTERLKQYPHEFSGGMRQRIVIAMALVCQPEVLIADEPTTALDVTIQAQILNLFKDIQKKTGVSIIIITHDLGVVAQVADRVAVMYAGKIVEAGNRREIFYKGEHPYTKGLLKSVPRLDLEDEDLIPIHGSPPDLFSPPVGCAFAARCDYAMEVCERLYPMKTSLSAEHEVDCWLQDPRAPKPIRTVISTIS, from the coding sequence ATGGAAAAAATACTACAAGTGAAAGACCTTCATGTTTCTTTTTCAACATATGGGGGAGAAGTAAAAGCAGTGCGTGGAGTTAGCTTTGACCTTCATAAAGGAGAAACCCTGGCAATAGTTGGGGAATCCGGGTGCGGAAAAAGTGTAACCTCACAAAGTATCATGAGGTTAATACCAGAACCTCCAGGTAGAATCACACAGGGCTCTGTTCTTTTTAAAGGAAAGGATTTAACTAAGATTTCAGAGCCAGAGATGCGGAAAATCAGAGGAGCAGACATTTCGATGATTTTTCAGGATCCCATGACAGCACTAAATCCAACTCTCACTATTGGTGAGCAAATTATGGAAGGCATTATTCAACACAAAAGGATTACAAAAGCAGAAGCGAAAAATCAAGCGCTCCAAATGCTTCAATTGGTTGGTATACCTAGCCCTACAGAACGTCTTAAACAATATCCGCATGAATTCAGTGGGGGAATGAGGCAACGAATTGTAATTGCCATGGCCCTTGTCTGTCAGCCCGAGGTTTTGATTGCAGATGAGCCGACAACGGCACTGGATGTAACCATTCAAGCGCAAATTTTAAATCTCTTTAAGGACATTCAAAAGAAAACAGGCGTTTCCATCATTATTATTACTCATGACTTAGGGGTAGTGGCGCAGGTTGCAGACCGAGTTGCCGTCATGTATGCAGGGAAAATTGTCGAAGCGGGCAATAGAAGAGAGATATTTTACAAAGGGGAGCATCCATATACGAAGGGGCTATTAAAGTCTGTTCCTCGGCTTGATTTAGAGGATGAGGATTTGATTCCTATTCATGGGTCGCCACCTGATCTTTTTTCACCACCTGTTGGGTGTGCCTTTGCAGCAAGGTGTGACTATGCAATGGAAGTATGTGAGCGCTTGTATCCGATGAAAACATCCTTATCAGCTGAACACGAGGTGGATTGCTGGCTACAAGATCCAAGAGCTCCAAAACCAATTAGAACAGTGATTTCAACTATAAGCTAG
- a CDS encoding ABC transporter permease: MAERKLKESTYHNVPDEWFTPLDKNGREAEAVVRPSLSYWQDAWRRLLKNKLAMTGLIFLLFLAIMAIFGPVFSPHSVTQTDLPNQNQAPSASHLFGTDELGRDVFTRTWYGARISLFVGLMAALIDFIIGVIYGGIAGYKGGRTDNAMMRVVEVLYGLPYLLVVILLMVVMGPGLLTIIVALTVTGWVGMARIVRGQVLQIKNYEYVLASKTFGTKTPRIIRKNLLPNTMGPIIVQMTLTVPAAIFAEAFLSFLGLGVQAPYASWGVMANDGLSTIISGHWWRLFFPAFFISMTMFAFNVLGDGLQDALDPKLRR, encoded by the coding sequence ATGGCAGAACGAAAATTAAAGGAATCAACCTATCATAATGTTCCCGATGAATGGTTTACACCGCTAGATAAAAATGGTAGAGAAGCAGAGGCTGTTGTTAGACCTAGCCTTTCGTATTGGCAAGATGCATGGCGAAGACTTTTGAAAAATAAGCTCGCTATGACAGGCTTGATATTCTTACTATTTCTAGCGATTATGGCGATTTTTGGTCCGGTCTTTTCTCCACATAGCGTGACACAAACGGATTTACCAAACCAAAACCAGGCACCATCAGCCTCACATCTGTTTGGAACAGATGAACTGGGACGAGATGTATTCACAAGAACCTGGTATGGAGCAAGGATTTCCTTGTTTGTAGGGTTAATGGCCGCTTTAATCGATTTCATTATTGGGGTTATCTATGGTGGAATTGCTGGTTATAAAGGCGGAAGAACAGACAATGCAATGATGCGAGTGGTGGAGGTATTATATGGCCTACCTTATTTGTTAGTTGTCATTCTTCTGATGGTTGTAATGGGTCCAGGTTTATTAACCATCATTGTTGCCTTAACGGTGACAGGCTGGGTTGGAATGGCCAGGATTGTCAGGGGACAAGTCCTGCAAATAAAGAATTACGAGTACGTGCTTGCATCCAAAACCTTTGGAACAAAAACACCACGGATAATAAGAAAGAATCTCTTACCTAACACGATGGGTCCCATTATTGTCCAAATGACGTTGACCGTCCCAGCTGCAATATTTGCAGAAGCATTTTTAAGCTTTTTAGGACTAGGTGTTCAAGCTCCTTATGCAAGCTGGGGAGTGATGGCTAATGACGGATTATCTACCATCATCTCTGGGCATTGGTGGCGTTTATTCTTTCCTGCCTTTTTCATCTCCATGACCATGTTTGCATTTAATGTCCTTGGAGATGGATTACAAGATGCCTTGGATCCGAAGTTAAGGAGGTAG
- a CDS encoding ABC transporter permease — MGTFIAKRLFAMLITLWVIITLTFFLMHAIPGSPLNEERSTSDVVQRNLEAHYHLDKPIPVQYVMYLKTLVTLDFGPSIKQPSTTVNDMLGRGFPISFELGMVTLLLAIVSGISLGVIAALKRNGIIDYLAMTFAVFGISIPNFVLATFLIQQIAVGLGWLPPATWSSWKHMILPTLALATGPMAIIARLTRASMAEVLTQDYIRTAKAKGLSPVKIVCKHALRNALLPVVTILGTLAAGILTGTFVIEKIFAIPGMGKYFVDSINTRDYPVIMGTTVFYSAFLILMLFIVDIAYGILDPRIKLHKKEGT, encoded by the coding sequence ATGGGAACTTTTATCGCAAAAAGATTATTTGCAATGCTCATCACGTTATGGGTAATCATTACTTTAACGTTTTTTCTCATGCATGCCATTCCAGGGTCTCCTCTAAATGAAGAGCGCTCCACTAGTGATGTGGTACAGCGGAACCTAGAAGCGCATTATCATTTGGACAAACCGATTCCCGTTCAATATGTGATGTATTTGAAAACGTTAGTAACACTTGACTTCGGTCCATCTATTAAGCAGCCTTCCACCACTGTCAATGATATGTTAGGACGAGGGTTTCCTATCTCATTTGAGCTTGGTATGGTGACCTTACTATTAGCCATTGTTTCAGGAATTTCCCTGGGAGTCATTGCAGCATTAAAAAGGAATGGCATTATTGATTATCTTGCCATGACCTTTGCTGTATTTGGTATTTCGATCCCAAACTTTGTCTTAGCAACATTTTTAATACAGCAAATTGCGGTAGGGTTAGGGTGGCTGCCACCTGCTACCTGGTCAAGCTGGAAGCATATGATTTTACCAACATTAGCACTTGCAACAGGTCCTATGGCAATAATTGCAAGGCTAACAAGAGCAAGTATGGCAGAAGTATTAACACAAGACTATATCAGAACAGCAAAAGCAAAGGGTTTATCACCTGTGAAAATTGTATGTAAGCATGCTCTAAGAAATGCGTTGCTGCCGGTTGTTACAATCTTGGGTACCCTTGCAGCAGGTATTTTGACAGGTACGTTCGTTATCGAAAAGATTTTTGCCATACCTGGCATGGGGAAGTATTTTGTCGATAGTATCAATACCCGTGACTATCCGGTCATAATGGGAACAACTGTCTTTTATAGTGCCTTCTTAATCTTGATGCTTTTTATTGTCGATATCGCTTACGGGATATTGGATCCTCGAATTAAATTGCATAAGAAGGAGGGGACTTAA